In the Streptomyces sp. 3214.6 genome, CGATCTGGTCACGCAGCGCCTCGACCTTCGTCAGCACGTCCTTGTGGTCGGCGATCACGCACTTCGACGCGTCCACGCCGTCCTCCAGACCGGTCAGGCTGATGCCGCCCTCCTTCAGGCCGTACGAGACGGTCGTGCCGGTCGTGCCGCCCAGCACCGACTCGATGCCCTTCTCGACGGCGACGTCCGTGCGCTTGATCACGTTGTCGACGACCGTGCCGGGCGCCGAGGTGCACTGGTTGACGTCCACGCCGTACGCGAACGCGCCCTTGGCCTTGGCCGCCTCGAACACGCCGTAGTTGCCGGCCGCGGCCGCCGCCATGATCTGGTCGTAGCCCTTGGAGAGCAGGGTGTTCGCCTGCTCCTTGGCGCGGGCCGAGTCGTCGAACGGGGACTGGCCGCCGACGAAGCGGGTGGAGGTCTCCGTCTTGGCGGCGACCTTCTTGGCGCCGGCCGCGAACGGGTCGCTGTAGCGGCGGAACTGGGGCGTGTCGAGCACGTCCACCGCGCCGACCTTGCCGGACTTGCTCAGCAGACCGGCCTCGGCGCCCGCGAGGTAGACGCCCTCGTGCTCCCGGAAGACCGCGCAACTGACGTTCTGATAGGTCTTGGTGGTGCACGCGTCGACGATCAGGAACTGCTGCTTCGGGTTCTTCTGGGCCTGCTGCGCGACGAGGTCGGCGAACTCGAAGCCGACCAGCACGATCACGTCCGGCTTGGCGTCCACCGCGGCCTGCACGTTCTGCTGCTGGGAGGCGGTGTCGGTGGACTCGTAGACCTTCTCGGTCCCGTCGTGCGCCTTCGCCGCGGCCTTGACGCCGGTGACGGCGAGCTTCAGGAACTCGTTCTGGCCGACGGCGTCGGGGGTGACGAGGGTGAACGACTTGCCGCTGCCACCGCTCGCGCCCGCGGCGGAGTCGTCCTTCTTCGCGGCGGCGTTGCAGGCGGTGGCGAGAAGCGCGGTACCGGCCGCGAGCGCGGCGAACTGCAGGGAGCGGCGGTGTCTGCGGGGCATCGGGGGACCTTCCGGGTATGCCAAGGGGCGCGCTCGACGGTGAGCACGGGGGAGTGAGGTGAGGCTGAGGGGGCTGTGGTGGTGCGGGCCGAGGGAACGGGCTCAGCTGCGACAGCCGTCGCCGGCACACCGGCCGAAGTCGAGGAAACGGCGCTTGGTCAGCAGCACGGATCTTCCTCCTTCGTCTCGGTCTGCGGACTGGGTGCTGGACTGTAACACCCGTTTCCGGACAC is a window encoding:
- a CDS encoding BMP family ABC transporter substrate-binding protein encodes the protein MPRRHRRSLQFAALAAGTALLATACNAAAKKDDSAAGASGGSGKSFTLVTPDAVGQNEFLKLAVTGVKAAAKAHDGTEKVYESTDTASQQQNVQAAVDAKPDVIVLVGFEFADLVAQQAQKNPKQQFLIVDACTTKTYQNVSCAVFREHEGVYLAGAEAGLLSKSGKVGAVDVLDTPQFRRYSDPFAAGAKKVAAKTETSTRFVGGQSPFDDSARAKEQANTLLSKGYDQIMAAAAAGNYGVFEAAKAKGAFAYGVDVNQCTSAPGTVVDNVIKRTDVAVEKGIESVLGGTTGTTVSYGLKEGGISLTGLEDGVDASKCVIADHKDVLTKVEALRDQIVSGELKVDDPAAS